The genomic window TGCATAAGAATTTTCTCTTAATATACCATATTCTagatcaaaatgaatatttccaaatttcaatttgAGTAATAATagattctagttttttttttattccaacagatatttgttttctggtGGAGTTATcgttggttttattttataagaatacTTGTGATACTTAATTGTCTAGTGACATCATGGAAAATAATGAGAGAATGGACACTAGAGAATATTGCTACGTACTCAAGTGCAGAACTTTATTAGGAAGATCGAATACCAAATTATACATAATGTGATGATGATACGCATCCCATATGTTTTGAGAATATAAcaatacataaataattatagatgtgttttggtttatattttatcaacgcatgtaaaattaaattaaaataattcaaatctTTAGTAcataatttaccaaaaaatatcattcaaCTGAACAATTCTTGATTCTCACGAACTCATCCGAATgtgagaaaacaaatcaaaatgcCGATGCTAGTTATTGTCATATCTACCAATTCATAGCAATTAGTTTAAAAGCTACTCTCGTccgtttctctttctttttttagtttatgtatATGTTGCTTGATCTAATACATAATCAACAGTTGAAACActtcagtttttgtttgtatcgTTTGCGTAATACCTTGTGTTTTTGAATGGTTACAAGTACTTGAAATGAAACGTTTAAAGTATATtgcgttttttttcttttcaaaacatctgtgttaatttttatattttttcttaattattttatggGGTGTAatactcaaattttaaatataaaaggcaattataatatatattatactgTTTCTTcaataaaatgttttgttggtttcgTTCTCATGAAAAAATTgtcctatatatatgtagtgaTGTTCATACTAATTAACTTTCCGATTAATAAGCACCAAATGAATATTGCATTTGTTAACCTGATGAAGCCTGTCAAAaagatttctttatttttactatatattatatatataagaaaacaaaattaccgGACTACAAGTGATTGTCTTGTTATTGTAGttacagtttttgttttgtgtcagTTAGTTGGTAATGAAGAATTCAAGATCCAATTTGGATATGATTGTATACTAAGATTACAGTTAAAGAGAGGCTTTTCTTCCTGCAAAGAGCTTTTCAATATGCTCCCTTTTTGCTATCTTTTTTTCCCCTCTTCTCCTTTTTGTTAGTGGAGAGACAAATTTGCTCGTTGAAGGAACATTACACCTCTTGAACTAAATAAGATtcactttcattttattttttaatcttagaATTCGAAACCAAAATTATCTCTCGATTTAGATATTGTCATATTGACCTAATTTTCGTTCACGTATAAAGGTATGCATAAACAGTGAATATTCCTTCGGTTCCTATATCTGCATACGTATGCATGCAGTCATGTATATACACGTGTATGTATGTacatgaagatgatgataaatggGTGAAGAAGCACAAACTAATGTGAAGGAGGgtgataaaaaaacaaaagagaagagagtggAGCCCAAAGGGTGTGATGGGTTGTTTGGGAGCAAAGATTGATGGTATCaacagttattttttttttgctctctatctttctctctcactcactgTTATTTGATTTGACATCTCATTTTTCCTTTgaccatctctctctctctctacacaCACACTCTCACACAAATGACACAACTTTCATCATCTCCTCCAATCAAAACCCACATGCTTGCCTCTTTTGTATTCATTTCATATTCAAGTTTACTCATCTTATTTCTTAAATGTATTTGAACCTAATCTAAAATGTTAGATTAGTTGTGTCCCTAACAGTTAGTTACCTTATTTTAATACATACAGTAATTGGAGGGATATACATAACATTaatgtgcaaaaaaaaattctgttaTAGATGGATATACATACAATAATGTATGGGTTGTTTTAACATTGGTCACAAGCTGAAACTAAACAGTAGAAAATCTGGAAAAGTTATGAACGCACATCTTTAAATTATGTAGGATTCAGACAACATTTATTGCCAATCAATATCCTACCCCTTTGTTGGGAGAAATAGACCATCCCTATTCCCTAcctctcttctttcctttgaCCCCTCTCATTTTCCCAACACTCTCCAGAAATTTCTACCGATCGATaaatatgtacatatatattggtaTATGGTATTAAGTGGTTCCTATCGAATGTTAGATCATCTTTTATATGCGGTAAAATGTAAGTCATGCGTTGACAGATAACATATAAGCAGTAAAAGTTTTAGCTAGTCATTCAAATCGACATTTTCTATAATACGGTAGAAAACCTTCTAGATTAACTTTTGTcactttatatttttggaatCTATGTATAGCTTTATGattaaactatttaaaaagTCCCAACAGTTTATATCACATTGGAAAGTGAtaaagaagcaagagaaatAGTTatgtttaatataattatataaatgaatGATATAAGTTAACATgctaaaactttgattttttttaatttacaactTAGTTATGAacactattattttttggtcaaatgaATTCTAATTTGCttagacatatatatatccagTTAAAGGTCTACATGcacatgtttatatattaagataGATAGATCacacaaagaaacataaaaataaatggaaaattattgatataaaATGGAGTACTAGTTAAAAGTTTTCGAATCTCGAAACTGAATTGTTCTCTGTGAGTGTGCAAAAGACATTTTCAAAATCCGAGCAAcatatatttggattttccTACTGTTGCCGGAAAGAATCCGAACATTGGACTTCACTTTGTTCCGTAACTATGCTGTTAAATTAACTAATGCATTTATAAAACCAAAGTTTATACATTGGTTATTTTCACGTAGACAATTTTCCTTGTctgaaaaaaacttgaataaaaGGCCTTAATTCCTGCTTTTTAAAATCCCGAAGCAATATTCTAAATCCGTCAAAcgaaattttaattactttacAATTTCCTATGTTCATGTCGAGATATGCAAATGTGTAAATTACTAGTACTAACtgaattaatttatttagttttactGTTCATATTCCAAGGCTGATCTGAAGGAGACAGCTTTGTCTGCCGTGGCTCAAATCTCCATCTCCcacatttaatttattttagttgacACACACGTACGTAAACTGTTTACATTAgtagtatttttttatcatggAAAAAATCTTCCTGTGACCGTGTGACgtatttgttttgtctatataatacataattacatatacgTAAATATGTAACGAAAACgtaaatgaaagaaaagtataaatttgattattaagATTAAGTAGCACATAAAGAAGATTAATGTAGCAATATATGATTTTCGACAACTTTGTTTGAAGGAGGCCCCAACATGCAAAAGATAAAGGGAGAAAGAGGCCAAATTGAGCTTGACTCATGATTAATCACGGGTACCTCAaaagagcaaacaaaaaaatatattgaataaactaatttcatatttaaagAAATACTTGTGTAAACAACATACATAAacagcatatatatatatatatataattatatatatcaatttaaaattattgtttaaggagtatatatatatatatatatatatatatatataacatttaaaTTAGTGCATGGAAAACAATATTTCTTTATAGatcacaagtaaaaaaaaacaaagacatgtAAGAGGGCAATATGTAGGTATGATGTGCCTTCTAATCATTTCTTAAACAATAATGAAGGGGAAGAGTGTTCATTGAGATTCAAATTATCGCCAAAGGTTTCATTCgcatactctttttttttgtttttttacagAATCATCATTCGCAAACTTTGTAAGATAATATtgtctataaaaaaaaaaacaaaaaaaatttgtctATAAATGTACCTAGCTACTTTAATgattgttttagtttattttttgataaaaattttaaacgaTTGTTTTAGTTTGAGTTGTTAtcctattttttaaaaaaatcaaaaatgtaaCTGTATGcgtaattaaatcatttatttggGACCGTTTCGTTTTGGGATTTCAACTTAACAATTAACACGAGAATCAGCTTGAAATAAACTTATATTCAAACCAGCTGTCCGCCTGAATTATCATAGTCGATCGAGCGCAATTGAACGTCTGATGCTATAAACAATATAATACAATCCATTTGGCAAAGTAATTATGGTAAATATTCTTaaaacaacttcttctttcttgtgatacaaataataatattatataatcgTTAGAGATGAGGTTGTTTCGTTAGCTCGTGATCATTGTCCGAGCGTGTTCTTTTGTCCATATTCTTTATTTGatcaactttattttttctactCCTGTTAAAGCTATTTGATCATCATGCTTTGTAGATTCTCCATGTTGTATGTAGTGTTGGGTTTCTTTCACCAGCGAATATTATCCCaatgaaatataaaagttcaagaaaacaaaactttttctgtcaagtttttgtttagtaataataatcttaaacaaaaacaaacaatattgaattttaaaCCTCATTAAGGGTGTTCATGATAATTAAGCtttcatataatatacaaTGATAATAGAGAATTGATATCTAGTAAAACGAAGATCAAATGATACTAGATTAGCACCATTTCTTGTGACATGGGGTTTGTATCCAGTATATTATCCCAAATCTTATTTACAGATGAATTTTaagtaaatcaaaatttatatatgcaTGGTTTAATCTCAAtgtcactttttcttttggtttttatactaaTCTCAGTGACACTTATTTtgaatagaatttttttttcatatgttgCATCTATACACATGCACACATACCCATACATATCTGTGTGTGAAGCACTGAAGCTAGAGCGTGAGACCATCACAGAACGGAGGGGCAGATGATACCAggagaaagaaatagaaacagaaaaggtggaagaaaatcaaatatgattttattggTGCTTTTTCatattagagaaaaatatttatttatatgattggACATGGCATCGACTTTTGTCTTTCCAATTACTTTGAGGAGAGATTCTATTTTGAGGTTAACATAACTCCAAAGAAATACCCACACTCTTTTCCCCCATTTCCCAATTTTACCCATGCAACCTTTCTTACATTAGTTACCACTAAAATCGTATGTATACATCCATATATTCATGGTTTTGACAGTATAAAAAATCTCATCAATTGAGACCTAACAAATCTATTTCACTTTAATGTTTAGATGCTTTGATTGGAAGATCACAATCAATTTCATCAAGTGGTTTGTTGGTCAACTAACTAGTTATGATAATTTTAGTATCTTACTTCCATTTACAAtattgacaacaacaacaaaatggaCCACATAACATAAGTAAATTGTCAGTGAAGGTATTTTCATTCAggtactcttttcttttatgaacAGTGGACTTTGATAAGAGCAGCTCTGTTATCCTCTCtcacttaatttttttgtttttgtttttcctcttttttcttgtcttttattttcaaccCTCTCTTTTTGTCTGCAACAATGTGCTTTAAGTGAAATGTGTCTTTATCTCCTTTCCCATACctcctttgttttcttttttattcaattacTTTTCagaaaaccaaccaaaattaaaagatgaaTTTATTACTgttcttttaaaaaagaagagcTACTTgatcatatttctttttgtaaggGTATTCGgttaattttctaatttttttttgtcgtttttaaTAAGGACTATTTTagataaaaaccaaaaactaccATATCTGCGTGTTATATTAGgtaaatgattttttgtttttgttttggaatacctgtttttttcgtttttttaaaagttatgaTTCTAtgtatttgaaaacaaaatgataataCTCAATTAATTATAGTATTAAGGGACATGTAAACAAACATACGACTGGCTACATTTGTTTATATCTTTCGGTAAATCGTATGATTGGATACttcaaaaactattttgtatAATATAATCCTCCTTATATTAgtataaaaagatattttactataatCAAGTGGGTTTGCAATCTAATAGTGTTCGTTCTATCAACTGAACTCAATaccatataaaaaatatcacaGATAAAGAAATTACTTTCAACCGATCGATGCACTTCTCACAAGGTTAGCTATAATGAAAATTTCCGTATTTTACTAACTATAAGCAATTGTATATCTCTAGACTCTAGATATGTGCATGTGGTTTGACGAATATTACTAGTACTTTTATATTGGTAATAATGAAACcattaattaagaatttaGTCTCGGAACTCATAACAAAGGGTACGTTCACGTTGGGACTAATGTGAAAGACAAAATACGAGAGGGATgggtttatgaattatgaggAACCCCatacttacaaaaatttcCTTCCAAAGGAGAAGCAATCAATTTGGAGATGAAGTGTATGTCCATCTTCTAAACATTCCATCTCTAAagtcaaaaccctaaatttcaGTTCCAAAATCGATAAGTTATTTTTCCCGATGCATGCACATGCAACACTGTAATTAATTTCATTCACGTGTCAAGGTGGACTGGATGGTGATCATCTATGTCTATGCCAAAAACAAGTTATTAATTGTGTATTACCTTTTATAGAAAGTTTTCTTGAGCACACGATAACGCTAAAACTTGAAGTTGCAATAATTGTTTACGAGATATTGTCAAAATATTCGTTGTTACAAATTTTTGATTCATGTGGATTCTGaattcataatttcatatttactGATATAGAGCTTTGAAAACATTCTGAGgaaattgtaattttattattcaaagCAACATTTGAAATATCATCTAGCTAACAACAGTGATAATTTCATTCATAAGTTTAGTTAATCTtctaaaaactattttgttctttcaaaacaaaccaaacaacataACAGTTCGTCATGTCCCCTTGTGCAAAATTGAGTTCCCATAAAAATCTCAGTATACATCATAAAACTAAAAGTGTGATCCGAAAGTTCCAGTCTAAGGCCCAAATTGATGGTAAATTGGGCCTTATAATTCTATTTGTACAAGTAAATAATCCAGCCCATATTCAGATAAAACAGATTTTGACTCTTACCTTCATGAGAGCTGACATTACTTCTTTTGATATCGATGCCTTAGTCAGGCTAACTATATGCGATGCGTCAAACATAAAATGAAATTCATCCTACCGAGAGAATCTCGCATAAAGCAATGGGAGTCATGGCTCGGATTATGATCGGTCCATCCTCAGACACTGACGTTAACGTCAGTCACAAGTCACAACACGTGTAAGATATTCCAGTTCttagtttagtttagagataCGCAACAGCAAAATCTCTAAGCCACAAAGATTCAAGTAGGCCCACTTACAGAATCTTCCATAATTTGAGTTTAAATGTCGTAAACTTTTTAACCACGTCATTAGATTAGCGATGATAAAAGGAAATTCAGATTTTTTCACTCAATTCACTGATTGATTCATACTGATTGCAAATGGAAAAAGTTGTAACCCTAAATCATGATCTACCTCTGTTACACTTCCCGAATTCTCGGAAACCCTTTTCGATTCCATCTCCGATTCTTCGGATTTCGAGCTTCAAGCGTCATAAGAAACGTTCTTGTCTTGCATCGTCTTCGCGTCTAGGGTTCTATACAGAGACCAAGACCGTTTCAGAGAGCCATGGTGTGATAGTTGACAACAGTACCATCGGAAGAAGATTGCTTGGTTTAGCCGCAGCCGTTTCAGTAGCGGTTTCTTTGTCGATCTTTTGTGATTCCCCGGCACTAGCTGAGTCTCTAACGATCGCTTTCCCTGTTTCACGTGCTCGTGAGGTGATCGAGGTTTTTTCATTGAgctctgtttctctgtttttaacGTCTCTGAGaaataaagtttggattttgatgttttgttaaGGTTACTACAGTACAGAGAACTCTTGTGGAAGCTTGGGGTTTGATTAGAGAAACATTTGTTGATCCAACTTTTAATCATCAAGGCAATGttcagattttgatttgaatttgtgGGAGGATTTTGTAGATTATCTCTTGAGGAAAGTGTATTGATTTTGCAGATTGGGATTTTAAGTTGCAACAGACGATGGTGGAAATGTTTCCTCTAAGATCAGCAGATGCTGCTTATGGAAAGCTCAAAGCTATGCTCTCTACGCTTGGTGATCCCTTTACTCGACTCATTACCCCAAAGGTACTTGCAAATTTTGATTCTACATGAGTGTGCCCTTTAGTGTTTTTGGGCATGATTTGAAAGTTGTTCTGCATTAAGAGTTAAGACACATCTTGTGACTTGCAGGAGTACCAAAGTTTCAGAATTGGCAGCGATGGAAATCTCCAAGGTGTTGGCCTTTTCATAAACTCAGAACCAAGAACAGGTCACCTGGTTAGTGATCAAACACATCTTGAAACCCAAATAAGCTTGGTCTTTGgtctttttgttcattttctgAGCATGAAGTATGTAGATCTTGTTTCATGGTAGAGCCCAATGTAGGTTGTTATGTCTTGCGTAGAAGGTAGCCCGGCAGATCGTGCTGGTATACATGAAGGCGAGGAGTTAGTCGAGATAAATGGTACATTGGTCCTTATCTTTACCAACTAGATTGCTGAAATTTGGCTATAACTCCGTTTCTTCTTTATGAGACTTTAGGTGAGAAATTAGATGATGTTGATAGTGAAGCAGCAGCACAGAAGCTGAGAGGCCGAGTTGGAACATTTGTTAccataaaacttaaaaatgtaCTATTCGGTTACCTCTACATTCTCTTTGTTGAAAACCCTGTATAGTTGAGATAAAACCAATTAAGTTATTGTCATTTCTTGTAGGTGAATGGATCAGGGACAGATTCTGGTATTAGAGAGGTAACAGTTACCGCTGTTTCTGTTAGATGTGTTCGGGTTACTTACTAAATAAATGTCTCTCATATATGTAAAGGTCAAGTTACCTCGAGATTACATTAAGCTATCTCCAATATCCAGTGCTATAATCCCACATACAACACCTGATGGACGTTTAGCGAAGACAGGTTATGTCAAACTCACAGCGTTTTCACAGGTTAGTGTTTGTGAAACcgaaaaacagaagaagatagGCAAAATGATATCTACTTCACTGATTTGAACTTTCTGATAGACTGCAGCGTCCGATATGGAAAATGCGGTGCACGAGATGGAGAATCAGGATGTTCAGTCATACATTCTAGACCTAAGGAACAATCCGGTAAATGtcaggttttgtttttaatgcgAATGATCGTCTCTTGATCATTTTCCGACAACTTAGCTTTTGGCTATTCCATATCAGGGAGGTCTGGTTAGAGCTGGTCTTGATGTTGCACAATTATGGCTTGACGGAGATGAGACTCTTGTGTATACAATCGATCGAGAAGGGGTTACATCACCGATCAACATGATCAATGGACACGCTGTGACACATGATCCACTTGTTGTGCTTGTAAGTACCTATATATAAGCTGACTAGGTGATCAATCAACGCAATGAAATTTCGGTTAAGTTCTGTTTTATCGGTTGTAGAAATtagtttggttcggtttggtaTATAAGACCTctccaaatttatttttcgaTCAAATGATGAACAGGTGAATGAAGGAAGTGCTAGTGCAAGTGAAATTTTGGCAGGTGCTTTACACGATAATGGTCGAGCTATACTTGTCGGTAACCGGACATTTGGGAAAGGGAAAATTCAAGTATGTACATTAATCAGCTTTAAAcaatacaaatttattaatattgatcttatgaattttttgttgttgtatgttttgtgattttgcaAGAGCATAACAGAGCTAAACGATGGGTCGGCTTTGTTTGTGACGGTGGCTAAGTATTTGTCTCCGTCTTTACACGAAATTGATCAAGTAGGGATTGCACCTGATGTACAGTGTACCACAGGTATGATCGATTCTTTGACCGCTGAGATAGTTGAGAAGATGAACAGTTCGGTTCCATTGCTTGAAGCAGACTCATGTGTTATGGTCGCTGAGCACGAACTTGAGGCTCGACGATCTAATGGAACAGCTTCTTGAGGGTTTTGGGCGGTTTCATCGTGAATATTTATAGGACAAGTTTATGTTGTATATATTGTGATAGTTCCATGTACAAATCTATCTGACACTTACTGTTGTTTCCTTCTATACGTAAAGTTTAGTGAATTTAGATTAGTAAAAGAGTCTTAaggatcttctttttcttagaTATTGTAATATTGATATACACCCAAAATAACCCAAACTGAAACTTTTCATATTATTCTCATATTGAAGTCCCCGAAGAttagatgaaaaagaaaaagaaaaaacgtcATGAAAAGAAATCTGATAAC from Arabidopsis thaliana chromosome 3, partial sequence includes these protein-coding regions:
- a CDS encoding Peptidase S41 family protein (Peptidase S41 family protein; FUNCTIONS IN: serine-type peptidase activity; INVOLVED IN: proteolysis, intracellular signaling pathway; LOCATED IN: chloroplast thylakoid lumen, membrane; EXPRESSED IN: 22 plant structures; EXPRESSED DURING: 13 growth stages; CONTAINS InterPro DOMAIN/s: Peptidase S41 (InterPro:IPR005151), PDZ/DHR/GLGF (InterPro:IPR001478), Peptidase S41A, C-terminal peptidase (InterPro:IPR004447); BEST Arabidopsis thaliana protein match is: Peptidase S41 family protein (TAIR:AT4G17740.2); Has 8999 Blast hits to 8993 proteins in 1973 species: Archae - 1; Bacteria - 5400; Metazoa - 54; Fungi - 0; Plants - 152; Viruses - 0; Other Eukaryotes - 3392 (source: NCBI BLink).) codes for the protein MEKVVTLNHDLPLLHFPNSRKPFSIPSPILRISSFKRHKKRSCLASSSRLGFYTETKTVSESHGVIVDNSTIGRRLLGLAAAVSVAVSLSIFCDSPALAESLTIAFPVSRAREVTTVQRTLVEAWGLIRETFVDPTFNHQDWDFKLQQTMVEMFPLRSADAAYGKLKAMLSTLGDPFTRLITPKEYQSFRIGSDGNLQGVGLFINSEPRTGHLVVMSCVEGSPADRAGIHEGEELVEINGEKLDDVDSEAAAQKLRGRVGTFVTIKLKNVNGSGTDSGIREVKLPRDYIKLSPISSAIIPHTTPDGRLAKTGYVKLTAFSQTAASDMENAVHEMENQDVQSYILDLRNNPGGLVRAGLDVAQLWLDGDETLVYTIDREGVTSPINMINGHAVTHDPLVVLVNEGSASASEILAGALHDNGRAILVGNRTFGKGKIQSITELNDGSALFVTVAKYLSPSLHEIDQVGIAPDVQCTTGMIDSLTAEIVEKMNSSVPLLEADSCVMVAEHELEARRSNGTAS
- a CDS encoding Peptidase S41 family protein, with the translated sequence MVEMFPLRSADAAYGKLKAMLSTLGDPFTRLITPKEYQSFRIGSDGNLQGVGLFINSEPRTGHLVVMSCVEGSPADRAGIHEGEELVEINGEKLDDVDSEAAAQKLRGRVGTFVTIKLKNVNGSGTDSGIREVKLPRDYIKLSPISSAIIPHTTPDGRLAKTGYVKLTAFSQTAASDMENAVHEMENQDVQSYILDLRNNPGGLVRAGLDVAQLWLDGDETLVYTIDREGVTSPINMINGHAVTHDPLVVLVNEGSASASEILAGALHDNGRAILVGNRTFGKGKIQSITELNDGSALFVTVAKYLSPSLHEIDQVGIAPDVQCTTGMIDSLTAEIVEKMNSSVPLLEADSCVMVAEHELEARRSNGTAS